One region of Bosea sp. 29B genomic DNA includes:
- a CDS encoding histone deacetylase family protein yields the protein MQVVWSATQLAHRETRFVRSGEIVPSPETAERATFIRDALVRHSHSLIEPREIGLAPILAVHDADFVSFLQGARSGWSAFAGPEAAVMPNVHPRGPDARRPSGPVGQLGWYTGDMACEITDGTWQAACAAAQGATTAAQLVAEGARSVYALCRPPGHHAGSDRAMGFCYLNNAAIAAQELRRSFDRVAILDVDVHHGNGTQEIFYGRGDVYFASIHGDPDQYYPFYWGYADQAGEGEGLGATLNVPFPVGSGDGPFLDALATALAGIRRFAPQALVLSLGVDASIHDPHGRHAVSDAGFRQMAALIAGLELPTAIVQEGGYASAELGETVADILDILG from the coding sequence ATGCAAGTCGTTTGGTCGGCTACGCAACTGGCGCATCGCGAGACGCGCTTCGTCCGCTCCGGAGAGATTGTGCCCAGCCCGGAGACCGCCGAGCGGGCGACTTTCATCCGCGATGCGTTGGTGCGGCACAGTCATTCATTGATCGAGCCGCGCGAGATCGGCCTCGCTCCAATCCTCGCCGTACACGACGCCGACTTCGTCTCGTTCCTGCAGGGCGCGCGCTCCGGCTGGTCCGCCTTCGCCGGCCCCGAGGCCGCCGTCATGCCGAACGTCCACCCGCGCGGCCCGGATGCGCGCCGCCCGTCCGGCCCGGTCGGCCAGCTCGGCTGGTACACCGGCGACATGGCCTGCGAGATCACCGACGGCACCTGGCAGGCCGCCTGCGCTGCGGCACAGGGCGCTACGACCGCCGCCCAGCTCGTCGCCGAGGGCGCCCGTTCCGTCTACGCGCTCTGTCGCCCGCCCGGCCATCATGCCGGCAGCGATCGTGCCATGGGCTTCTGCTATCTCAACAACGCCGCCATCGCCGCCCAAGAGCTGCGTAGGAGCTTCGATCGCGTCGCCATTCTCGATGTCGACGTCCATCACGGCAACGGCACGCAGGAGATCTTCTATGGCCGCGGCGACGTCTATTTCGCCTCGATCCATGGCGATCCCGACCAGTATTACCCGTTCTACTGGGGCTATGCCGACCAGGCCGGCGAGGGCGAAGGCCTGGGAGCGACACTGAACGTGCCCTTCCCCGTCGGCTCGGGCGACGGGCCCTTCCTTGATGCGCTGGCGACCGCACTCGCCGGCATCCGCCGCTTCGCGCCACAGGCGCTGGTGCTTTCGCTTGGCGTCGACGCCTCCATCCACGACCCTCACGGACGCCACGCCGTCAGCGACGCCGGCTTCCGGCAAATGGCCGCGCTGATCGCCGGCTTGGAGCTGCCGACCGCGATCGTGCAGGAAGGCGGCTACGCCTCGGCCGAGCTTGGCGAGACTGTCGCCGATATCCTCGACATTCTGGGATGA
- a CDS encoding FAD-dependent oxidoreductase yields MTTAGRQADVIVLGAGIVGVSIAVHLQERGRTVLLVDRGEPGAETSHGNAGLIERASVIPYAFPRGLATLAAFASNRSIAVRYRPATLLRMAPWLARYWWNSAPGRLDSLGQAILPLIERCLDEHRHWTKAAGTEALMRGEGWMELYRSRRGLQEAVNAAGELAAYRLTYDVLDEAALRAREPGLLPGIVAGAVHWRDPETVSDPGAVTRAYATLFTARGGELRRADATGLQQGGTGWRLSAGGEDWRAPEAVVALGPWSNDLYERLGYRFPLGFKRGYHMHYAATDGAAPRHPLCDVEAGFVLTPMTRGIRLTTGIELAARDAPSDSWQLDQAERVARRIMPLGERLDAEPWRGARPCLPDMLPIIGPAPRHSDLWLAFGHAHHGFTLGPATGRLLAEMMTGQMPFCDPAPFAAARFA; encoded by the coding sequence ATGACGACGGCAGGACGACAGGCGGATGTGATCGTGCTCGGGGCCGGCATCGTCGGCGTCAGCATCGCCGTGCATCTGCAGGAGCGCGGCCGCACCGTCCTGCTGGTCGACCGTGGCGAGCCCGGGGCCGAGACCAGCCATGGCAATGCCGGGCTGATCGAACGCGCCTCGGTCATTCCCTATGCCTTCCCGCGTGGCCTCGCGACGCTCGCCGCCTTCGCCTCGAATCGCTCGATCGCGGTGCGCTACCGACCTGCGACGCTGCTGCGGATGGCGCCCTGGCTGGCACGCTATTGGTGGAATTCGGCGCCCGGCCGGCTCGACAGCCTAGGGCAGGCCATCCTGCCGCTGATCGAGCGCTGCCTCGACGAGCATCGCCACTGGACCAAGGCCGCCGGCACCGAGGCGCTGATGCGCGGCGAGGGCTGGATGGAGCTCTATCGCAGCCGCCGCGGCCTGCAAGAGGCAGTCAATGCGGCAGGGGAGCTTGCGGCCTACCGTCTCACCTATGATGTCCTCGACGAGGCCGCGCTGCGGGCGCGCGAGCCGGGCCTGCTACCGGGCATCGTCGCCGGCGCCGTGCATTGGCGCGATCCTGAGACCGTCAGCGATCCCGGGGCGGTGACACGCGCCTATGCCACCCTTTTCACCGCGCGTGGCGGCGAACTACGACGCGCCGACGCAACCGGCCTGCAGCAGGGCGGCACGGGCTGGCGCCTATCGGCCGGCGGCGAGGATTGGCGCGCTCCCGAAGCCGTCGTCGCGCTGGGCCCCTGGTCGAACGATCTCTACGAACGGCTCGGCTATCGCTTTCCGCTCGGCTTCAAGCGCGGCTATCACATGCATTACGCAGCCACGGACGGTGCTGCCCCGCGGCATCCGCTCTGCGATGTCGAGGCCGGCTTCGTACTGACCCCGATGACGCGCGGCATCCGCCTGACCACCGGCATCGAGCTCGCGGCACGCGACGCACCCTCCGATTCCTGGCAACTCGACCAGGCCGAGCGCGTCGCCCGCCGGATCATGCCGCTCGGCGAGCGCCTCGATGCCGAGCCCTGGCGCGGCGCGCGGCCCTGCCTGCCGGACATGCTGCCGATCATCGGGCCGGCGCCCCGGCATAGCGACCTCTGGCTCGCCTTCGGCCATGCCCATCACGGCTTCACGCTCGGCCCCGCGACCGGGCGGCTTTTGGCCGAGATGATGACCGGGCAGATGCCGTTCTGCGATCCCGCCCCCTTCGCGGCCGCCCGCTTCGCTTAG
- a CDS encoding siderophore-interacting protein: protein MTMLRAQTRIALPDPTAVLRPLCEHLLEHAAEVSEAGGVTVISFGASRAELTAEPGALSVVIEAADLAALQGNKFAIASHVVEFAPTDPAPTILWRGDGTEPMLPPDFRVLSVTAIEQLTPHMRRIRFRGEDLARYDSLEALHVRLFIPPAGLAEPVWPMIGVDGLLQAPPEGQRPAIRKYTIREIDAAAGTLAIDFVLHDDAGPGSAFAARVQVGDRVGMAGPGGRGLKQAQRYLFLADETGLPALARMLEHLPAGASGLALVEIADAAERQSLAVPEGINLRWLQRDGATPGSTSLLTDALATLEWPAGEGSLYLWAACEHAAFRQIRAAARQYLRPEIDAHLVVSYWRAGASEEQHAAEKRKAA, encoded by the coding sequence ATGACCATGCTTCGTGCGCAAACGCGTATCGCCTTGCCTGATCCCACTGCGGTGCTACGGCCCCTCTGCGAGCACCTGCTCGAGCATGCGGCTGAAGTAAGCGAGGCCGGCGGCGTGACGGTGATCAGCTTCGGCGCGAGCCGGGCGGAGCTGACGGCCGAGCCGGGCGCCCTGTCCGTCGTGATCGAGGCCGCCGATCTCGCGGCGCTGCAAGGCAACAAGTTCGCCATTGCGAGCCATGTCGTCGAGTTCGCGCCGACCGACCCCGCGCCCACAATCCTCTGGCGCGGTGACGGCACGGAGCCGATGCTGCCACCGGATTTCCGCGTGCTGAGCGTGACGGCTATCGAGCAATTGACGCCGCATATGCGCCGCATCCGCTTCCGCGGCGAGGATCTTGCCCGTTACGACTCGCTGGAGGCGCTGCATGTGCGCCTGTTCATCCCGCCGGCGGGCCTCGCCGAGCCGGTCTGGCCGATGATCGGCGTGGACGGGCTGTTGCAGGCGCCGCCCGAGGGGCAGCGGCCGGCGATCCGCAAATACACGATCCGCGAGATCGACGCCGCCGCCGGCACGCTCGCCATCGATTTCGTGCTGCATGACGATGCCGGTCCGGGCTCGGCCTTCGCCGCGCGCGTGCAGGTCGGTGACCGCGTCGGCATGGCCGGGCCGGGCGGGCGCGGGCTGAAGCAGGCGCAGCGCTACCTCTTCCTCGCCGACGAGACCGGCCTGCCGGCGCTCGCCCGCATGCTGGAGCATCTGCCAGCGGGCGCTTCGGGGCTCGCACTGGTCGAGATCGCCGACGCGGCCGAGCGTCAGTCTCTCGCGGTGCCGGAGGGAATCAACCTGCGCTGGCTCCAGCGCGACGGCGCGACGCCGGGCTCGACGAGCCTGCTGACGGACGCGCTGGCGACGCTGGAATGGCCGGCGGGCGAGGGCAGCCTCTATCTCTGGGCCGCCTGCGAGCATGCCGCCTTCCGCCAGATCCGCGCCGCGGCACGCCAATATCTGCGGCCGGAGATCGATGCGCATCTCGTCGTCAGCTACTGGCGCGCCGGCGCCTCGGAGGAACAGCACGCGGCGGAGAAGCGCAAGGCGGCCTAA
- a CDS encoding ABC transporter substrate-binding protein, translated as MTALPLQSLMRLLLAAAALLCVLALPVGAEPITVTDLLGRNVTLPAPAKRIVLAQGRQLNALGLLHPDPISLLAGWGADHRRQNPDAYARYHAKFPAIESVPTVGDGGMQDGFSFEKAVSLSPDLVILSSSLAGTRRGPGDLVERFEAAGIKVAVVDFYLQPMRDTLPSLRILGKLIGREEQAEAYIRFYEERRRLIEDRLRGAERPSVFMHAHAGGFDCCQTPGKGTFDDFITAAGGRNIAAAILPGATGQISLEQLLAADPAIYVATGGTHLAKLNGLVLGLGVSRETAAPSFAALLGKPGIAALAAVRNRRAYGLWHLFNDTPLHIVAIERLATWFHPERFADVDPLATLDEISRRFSAIPLDGALWIDGAGPAKP; from the coding sequence ATGACCGCCTTGCCGCTACAGTCCCTGATGCGGTTGCTGCTCGCTGCCGCCGCCTTGCTTTGCGTGCTGGCGCTGCCGGTCGGTGCCGAGCCCATCACTGTGACCGACCTGCTCGGGCGCAACGTGACCTTGCCGGCTCCGGCGAAGCGGATCGTGCTGGCGCAGGGGCGCCAGCTCAATGCACTCGGTCTCCTCCATCCCGATCCGATCAGCCTGCTGGCCGGCTGGGGCGCCGACCATCGCCGCCAGAACCCCGACGCCTATGCGCGCTATCACGCCAAATTCCCGGCGATCGAGAGCGTGCCGACCGTCGGCGATGGCGGGATGCAGGACGGCTTCTCCTTCGAGAAGGCGGTGTCGCTCTCGCCCGACCTCGTCATCCTCAGCAGCTCGCTTGCCGGCACGCGGCGCGGGCCGGGCGATCTCGTCGAGCGCTTCGAGGCCGCCGGCATCAAGGTTGCCGTCGTCGACTTCTACCTGCAGCCGATGCGCGACACGCTGCCGAGCCTGCGCATCCTCGGCAAGCTGATCGGCCGGGAGGAGCAGGCGGAAGCCTATATCCGCTTCTACGAGGAGCGCCGGCGCCTGATCGAGGATCGGCTGCGCGGGGCGGAGCGCCCCTCGGTGTTCATGCATGCCCATGCGGGTGGCTTCGATTGCTGCCAGACGCCGGGCAAGGGCACCTTCGACGATTTCATCACTGCCGCAGGCGGGCGCAACATCGCCGCTGCGATCCTGCCCGGTGCGACCGGGCAGATCAGCCTGGAGCAGCTCCTTGCCGCTGATCCTGCGATCTATGTCGCGACCGGCGGAACGCATCTGGCAAAGCTGAATGGCCTCGTCCTCGGACTCGGCGTCTCCCGCGAGACCGCGGCGCCGAGCTTTGCCGCGCTGCTGGGCAAGCCCGGCATCGCCGCGCTGGCGGCGGTGCGCAATCGCCGGGCCTATGGGCTCTGGCACCTGTTCAACGACACCCCGCTCCATATCGTCGCGATCGAGCGTCTGGCGACCTGGTTCCACCCCGAGCGCTTCGCCGATGTCGACCCACTGGCGACGCTGGACGAGATCTCCCGCCGCTTCTCGGCGATCCCGCTCGACGGCGCGCTCTGGATCGACGGCGCCGGCCCGGCCAAGCCCTGA
- a CDS encoding alpha/beta hydrolase-fold protein yields the protein MLRPEPVAFAGHGLPASRPVVLPQTHSLGFIAPGGAEYRLLVAVPSGSAPAAGFPVLIVVDGDALFPTALSAARLQGGRPEVTGVGPAVILGIGYPGAAPFDAERRRRDLLRTDGGADRFLDLIEGAILAQVERLVPIDRARLSLAGHSFGGLFALYALFARPGLFRSHVAGSPSIWWEERAILKTRERFLNSPAAAPLPRLLITVGGDEQNGDEQRDPQRAARLRMARMLDNAAEMAQALTASGRVACEHVVFAGENHISVLPAMLSRAVAFTLGEGIAQKDLP from the coding sequence ATGCTGCGCCCGGAGCCGGTTGCATTTGCGGGGCATGGCCTCCCGGCTTCCCGGCCGGTCGTGCTGCCGCAGACGCACAGCCTTGGCTTCATCGCGCCTGGAGGAGCCGAGTACCGGCTCCTGGTGGCGGTCCCGTCCGGGTCGGCGCCGGCTGCGGGCTTTCCGGTCCTGATTGTCGTCGATGGCGATGCGCTGTTCCCGACGGCGCTGTCCGCGGCGCGGTTGCAGGGCGGTCGCCCCGAGGTGACCGGCGTCGGTCCGGCTGTGATCCTCGGCATAGGCTATCCTGGCGCGGCGCCCTTCGATGCCGAGCGGCGCCGGCGTGACCTCCTACGGACGGATGGCGGCGCCGACCGCTTTCTCGACCTGATCGAAGGCGCAATCCTGGCGCAGGTCGAACGACTCGTGCCGATCGACCGGGCGCGGCTGTCGCTGGCCGGCCATTCCTTCGGTGGGCTCTTCGCCCTCTACGCGCTGTTCGCGCGGCCCGGCCTGTTTCGCAGCCATGTCGCCGGCAGCCCGTCGATCTGGTGGGAGGAGCGCGCCATCCTCAAGACGCGCGAACGCTTCCTGAACTCGCCTGCAGCGGCACCGCTGCCGCGCCTGCTGATCACCGTCGGCGGCGACGAGCAGAACGGCGACGAGCAGCGTGATCCGCAGCGGGCGGCGCGCCTGCGCATGGCGCGGATGCTCGACAACGCCGCCGAGATGGCACAGGCGCTGACAGCGTCCGGGCGGGTTGCTTGCGAGCATGTCGTCTTCGCGGGCGAGAACCACATTTCGGTCCTTCCGGCCATGCTGTCGCGCGCGGTCGCTTTCACGCTCGGCGAAGGCATCGCTCAGAAAGATCTGCCATGA
- a CDS encoding TonB-dependent siderophore receptor, which produces MTRVFITGNRAALATGVAFGALIAAWPSAVLAQSSEAVNLDTIEVQGERAGGPVNGYVARRSASATKTDTPLIETPQSVTVVTRDQMDDQGAQSVSQALRYSASVLGETRLSMGRYDSVFIRGFGGAGTGAGFVNNLDGLRLLRGYNFLVPSVDPWGLERVEVIRGPASVVFGQVKPGGLINMISKRPRDEAHGEVQVQFGSFERKQLAFDIGGPVTADKTVLYRIVGLGRAADTQVDFTKEERLYIAPSLTFRPNAATSLTLLTSFQRDPETGFYGFMPSVGTVLPNRNGRIRSNVFPGEPNYEGYSRNHLTAGYAFEHRFNDVFSVRQNVRYSDLDSRFRTVAAASLGADQRTVMRRVTASNEKAKTFGIDNQLQADFRTGPLTHKVLFGVDGYWSDATAFTGAGGTVQTLDLFRPVYGRTPFAVPAVPGTKYESQQYGIYLQDEIKIDRLSVVLGGRFDRAMSRARNLTNAALTKQDDNANTGRVAVMYNFDNGFAPYASYSTSFDPQTGATFAGAAFKPTEGEQYEAGFKYQPPGSSAFLQAAVYQLTQTNVPTTDTNNPGFQVQTGEVRARGVEVEARATVFDNLDLVAAYTYTDAEVTKSTGIDLGKRPTVVPRHMASLWAHYTFKTGLFSGLGLGAGVRYVGKGAGDPGNTFFTDDYALVDAAISYDLGAANAAMKGWKVQVNAQNLFDKEYVSGCYGAVQCSFGLRRTVLATLSYRW; this is translated from the coding sequence ATGACCAGGGTTTTCATCACGGGCAACCGCGCTGCCTTGGCGACCGGCGTCGCCTTCGGCGCGCTCATCGCAGCCTGGCCGAGCGCCGTGCTCGCGCAGAGCAGTGAAGCGGTCAACCTGGACACGATCGAGGTTCAGGGCGAGCGCGCCGGTGGGCCGGTCAATGGCTATGTCGCCCGCAGGAGCGCGTCTGCGACCAAGACCGACACGCCACTGATCGAGACGCCGCAATCGGTCACCGTCGTCACCCGCGACCAGATGGACGACCAGGGCGCGCAGAGCGTCAGCCAGGCGCTGCGCTATTCGGCGAGCGTGCTCGGCGAGACCCGCTTGTCGATGGGGCGCTATGACAGCGTCTTCATCCGCGGCTTCGGCGGCGCCGGCACCGGCGCCGGCTTCGTCAACAATCTCGACGGCCTGCGCCTGCTGCGCGGCTACAATTTCCTCGTGCCGAGCGTCGATCCCTGGGGTCTCGAGCGCGTCGAGGTGATCCGCGGCCCGGCCTCGGTCGTCTTCGGCCAGGTCAAGCCCGGCGGCCTGATCAACATGATCAGCAAGCGGCCGCGGGACGAAGCGCATGGCGAGGTCCAGGTCCAGTTCGGCAGCTTCGAGCGCAAGCAGCTCGCCTTCGACATCGGCGGACCGGTGACAGCCGACAAGACCGTGCTCTACCGCATCGTCGGGCTCGGTCGCGCCGCCGACACGCAGGTCGACTTCACCAAGGAAGAGCGCCTCTATATCGCTCCCTCGCTGACCTTCCGGCCGAATGCGGCGACCAGCCTGACGCTGCTGACCTCGTTCCAGCGCGACCCGGAAACCGGCTTCTATGGTTTCATGCCCTCGGTCGGCACCGTGCTGCCGAACCGCAACGGCCGCATCCGCAGCAATGTCTTCCCGGGGGAGCCGAACTATGAGGGCTATAGCCGCAACCACCTGACCGCCGGCTATGCCTTCGAGCACCGCTTCAACGACGTCTTCAGCGTCCGCCAGAACGTCCGCTACAGCGATCTCGACTCGCGCTTCCGGACGGTGGCGGCAGCCTCGCTGGGAGCCGACCAGCGCACTGTCATGCGCCGCGTCACCGCTTCGAACGAGAAGGCCAAGACCTTCGGTATCGACAACCAGCTCCAGGCCGATTTCCGCACCGGCCCGCTGACCCACAAGGTACTCTTCGGTGTCGACGGCTACTGGTCGGACGCCACGGCCTTCACCGGCGCCGGCGGCACGGTACAGACGCTCGACTTGTTCAGGCCGGTTTATGGTCGCACCCCATTCGCGGTGCCGGCCGTCCCCGGAACGAAGTACGAGTCGCAGCAATACGGCATCTACCTGCAGGACGAGATCAAGATCGACCGGTTGTCGGTCGTGCTCGGCGGCCGTTTCGATCGCGCCATGTCGCGCGCCCGCAACCTCACCAATGCCGCCCTGACCAAGCAGGACGACAACGCCAATACCGGCCGCGTCGCGGTCATGTACAATTTCGACAATGGCTTTGCGCCTTATGCGAGCTACTCGACATCGTTCGACCCGCAGACAGGGGCGACCTTTGCCGGAGCGGCGTTCAAGCCGACCGAGGGCGAGCAATACGAGGCCGGCTTCAAGTACCAGCCGCCCGGTTCCAGCGCCTTCCTGCAGGCGGCTGTCTATCAGCTGACTCAGACCAACGTCCCGACAACCGACACCAACAATCCCGGCTTCCAGGTCCAGACCGGCGAAGTCAGGGCGCGCGGCGTCGAGGTCGAGGCCAGGGCGACCGTCTTCGACAATCTCGATCTCGTTGCGGCGTATACCTATACCGATGCCGAGGTGACCAAGAGCACCGGCATCGATCTCGGCAAGCGGCCGACGGTTGTGCCGCGCCACATGGCTTCGCTCTGGGCGCATTACACCTTCAAGACCGGCCTGTTCTCAGGGCTCGGCCTTGGGGCCGGCGTGCGCTATGTCGGCAAGGGCGCCGGCGACCCCGGCAACACCTTCTTCACCGACGACTACGCGCTTGTCGATGCCGCGATCAGCTATGACCTCGGTGCCGCCAATGCCGCGATGAAGGGCTGGAAGGTGCAGGTCAACGCCCAGAACCTGTTCGACAAGGAATATGTCTCCGGCTGCTATGGCGCTGTGCAGTGCTCCTTCGGTCTACGCCGCACCGTGCTGGCGACCCTGTCCTATCGCTGGTGA
- a CDS encoding AraC family transcriptional regulator, whose translation MNYAAPVNAIQTFSDPESLVGLPLFSRQLSLSAGTFPIPEGERITGPMRRGLKIAVMLDGRQSLEIDDQPAVMVRGPALLVTANVGDHVQQRTGLSGGMVRCVLMQFDLDFVEREFAAPMQQLFTLAGAGDAGIWVRPADAELCALALQIAESPVAAPLRRLYLAGKALELTAMALDRIVGQPPLRPARLPARTREQVHAARDMLVVAMQEPPSLAELARATGLNPTKLTAAFRAEFGDSVFGYLQEQRLQQAHALIAQGEASIAEAAFRVGYTPAHFSSLFRKRFGMPPSALR comes from the coding sequence TTGAACTATGCTGCGCCGGTGAACGCCATTCAGACCTTTTCCGATCCTGAATCCTTGGTGGGCTTGCCGCTGTTCTCGCGGCAGCTGTCGCTGTCGGCCGGGACATTTCCGATTCCCGAAGGCGAGCGCATCACCGGGCCGATGCGCCGGGGCCTCAAGATCGCGGTCATGCTCGATGGGCGGCAATCTCTGGAAATCGACGACCAGCCGGCCGTCATGGTCCGCGGGCCGGCGCTGCTGGTCACCGCCAATGTCGGCGACCACGTCCAGCAGCGCACCGGTCTCAGCGGCGGCATGGTCCGCTGCGTGCTGATGCAGTTCGACCTCGATTTCGTCGAACGGGAATTCGCCGCGCCGATGCAGCAATTGTTCACGCTGGCGGGGGCAGGGGATGCCGGCATCTGGGTGCGCCCGGCCGATGCCGAGCTCTGCGCGCTCGCCCTCCAGATCGCGGAGTCGCCGGTGGCGGCGCCGCTGCGGCGGCTCTACCTCGCCGGCAAGGCGCTGGAGCTGACGGCGATGGCGCTCGACCGGATCGTCGGCCAGCCCCCCTTGCGGCCGGCGCGACTGCCCGCCCGGACGCGCGAGCAGGTTCATGCGGCCCGGGACATGCTCGTCGTCGCGATGCAGGAGCCACCGAGCCTGGCCGAGCTTGCCCGTGCGACGGGTCTCAATCCGACCAAGCTGACCGCTGCCTTCCGCGCCGAGTTTGGTGACAGTGTCTTCGGCTATCTGCAGGAGCAGCGGCTGCAGCAGGCCCATGCGCTGATCGCTCAAGGTGAGGCGAGCATCGCGGAAGCTGCCTTCCGTGTCGGTTATACACCGGCGCATTTCTCCAGCCTGTTCCGCAAGCGCTTCGGCATGCCGCCGAGCGCGCTGCGTTGA
- a CDS encoding ABC transporter ATP-binding protein, translated as MAALLPGMQARTTPLLALDSFSVAFPGAYGPVPVVRGIDLSLAPGEALGIVGESGCGKSVTWLAALRLLGRGVVTSGAVRLGGEDITRLPERALARIRGGRIGLIFQDPTSSLNPVQRIGTQLTEVLRLHRGLRGDAAHREALRLLDRVGIADAPRRLRQYPHEFSGGMNQRVMIALALAGEPEVLIADEPTTALDATIQAQILDLIRDIRRESGMGLVLISHDIGVVADLCDRVAVMYAGRVVETAATQDLLGRPRHPYTRGLLAALPSLDGPRRQLTPIAGTVPAPDRMPPGCAFAPRCSLAIDECRTQTPALVLAAQDQRAACLRLAETALMPDAHAPAPAGAFA; from the coding sequence ATGGCTGCACTGCTGCCCGGCATGCAGGCACGCACAACCCCGCTGCTGGCGCTGGATAGCTTTTCCGTCGCTTTCCCTGGAGCCTACGGCCCCGTCCCGGTCGTACGAGGCATCGACCTGTCGCTTGCTCCCGGCGAGGCGCTCGGCATCGTCGGGGAATCCGGCTGCGGCAAGAGCGTGACCTGGCTCGCGGCGCTGCGCCTGCTCGGTCGTGGCGTCGTAACCTCCGGCGCGGTCCGGCTCGGCGGGGAGGACATCACCCGCCTGCCGGAACGCGCGCTCGCAAGGATACGCGGCGGGCGCATCGGGCTGATCTTCCAGGACCCGACCAGCTCGCTCAATCCGGTCCAGCGCATCGGCACCCAGCTCACGGAGGTGCTGCGCCTGCACCGCGGATTGCGCGGCGATGCTGCCCACCGCGAGGCCCTGCGCCTGCTCGATCGCGTCGGCATCGCCGATGCGCCGCGGCGGTTGCGGCAATACCCGCATGAGTTCTCGGGCGGCATGAACCAGCGCGTGATGATCGCGCTGGCGCTCGCCGGCGAGCCCGAGGTCCTGATCGCCGACGAGCCGACCACCGCGCTCGACGCGACGATCCAGGCGCAGATTCTCGACCTGATCCGCGACATCCGCCGCGAGAGCGGCATGGGGCTGGTGCTGATCTCGCACGATATCGGCGTCGTCGCCGATCTCTGCGACCGTGTCGCGGTGATGTATGCCGGCCGCGTCGTCGAGACCGCAGCGACGCAGGACCTGCTCGGCCGGCCGCGCCATCCCTATACGCGCGGCCTGCTCGCCGCCCTGCCGAGCCTCGATGGGCCGCGCCGCCAGTTGACGCCGATCGCGGGCACAGTTCCCGCGCCCGACCGGATGCCGCCGGGCTGCGCCTTCGCGCCGCGCTGTTCGCTGGCGATCGACGAGTGCCGGACACAGACGCCTGCGCTGGTACTGGCGGCACAGGACCAGCGCGCCGCCTGCCTGCGCCTCGCCGAGACGGCGCTGATGCCGGACGCGCATGCGCCGGCTCCGGCCGGAGCCTTCGCATGA
- a CDS encoding oligopeptide/dipeptide ABC transporter ATP-binding protein, which translates to MTPLLRVDDLARHYPVATATGQKLMLHAVDGVSFTLAAGRTLGLVGESGCGKSTTARLVLGLLPATRGRITFAGEEVSATRDRHWRALRRRMQLVHQDPLAALDRRLPVGEQIVEPLAIHGLEAGAEARRQKALELFEAVGLRADLFERYPHELSGGQRQRVVLARALILGPELLVCDEPISALDVSVAAQVINLLQDLQARFGMAYLFISHDLKVVRQIADEVAVMYLGGIVEQGPPEALFHAPAHPYTEALVSAVPTLQRGTAERITLRGDPPNPVDRPAGCAFHPRCPRAIARCREEAPALRPTSDGRLAACHLVPVAADARAAAA; encoded by the coding sequence ATGACCCCGCTCCTGCGCGTCGACGATCTCGCCCGCCACTATCCGGTCGCGACGGCGACCGGGCAGAAGCTCATGCTCCACGCAGTAGACGGCGTCAGCTTCACCCTGGCCGCCGGCAGGACGCTCGGCCTGGTCGGCGAATCCGGCTGCGGCAAGTCGACCACCGCGCGGCTCGTGCTCGGCCTGCTGCCAGCGACGCGCGGGCGGATCACATTCGCCGGCGAGGAGGTCAGCGCGACGCGCGATCGCCATTGGCGGGCCCTGCGCCGGCGGATGCAACTGGTGCATCAGGACCCGCTCGCGGCGCTCGATCGGCGCCTGCCCGTCGGCGAGCAGATCGTCGAGCCGCTCGCCATCCACGGGCTCGAAGCCGGCGCCGAAGCCCGACGGCAAAAGGCGCTCGAGCTGTTCGAGGCGGTCGGCCTGAGGGCGGACCTGTTCGAGCGCTATCCGCATGAGCTCTCCGGCGGCCAGCGCCAGCGCGTCGTGCTCGCCCGGGCGCTGATCCTTGGTCCGGAGCTGCTGGTCTGCGACGAGCCGATCTCGGCGCTCGACGTCTCGGTCGCGGCCCAGGTTATCAACCTGCTGCAGGACCTGCAGGCGCGCTTCGGCATGGCCTATCTCTTCATTAGCCACGATCTGAAGGTCGTCCGGCAGATCGCCGACGAGGTCGCGGTGATGTATCTCGGTGGGATCGTCGAGCAGGGCCCGCCGGAGGCGCTGTTCCATGCCCCGGCCCATCCCTACACCGAGGCGCTGGTCTCGGCCGTGCCGACGCTCCAGCGCGGCACGGCCGAGCGCATCACCCTGCGCGGCGACCCGCCCAATCCGGTCGACCGGCCGGCGGGTTGCGCCTTCCATCCGCGCTGTCCGCGCGCCATCGCCCGCTGCCGCGAGGAAGCGCCGGCGCTCCGTCCCACCAGCGACGGGCGACTCGCCGCCTGCCATCTGGTACCCGTGGCTGCCGACGCCAGAGCGGCAGCCGCCTGA